The Streptomyces sp. NBC_00775 genome includes the window CCTGGTCGCGGCGGTCTGCCCCGGGCTCGTGGACACACCGCTGTCCCGGCCGTGGTTCCCCGACTTCAGCCAGGCGCAGACCCCGGGGCGGGCCGCGGTGGCCGTACTCGACCTGCTGCTCTCCGAGAAGGCCGACGCGACGGCGTACGGGGAACTCGTGCGCTTCGGGGAGGTCGTGCCCTGGCAGGAGGGACGGCCGCCTGGCCACCAAGAACGACTCCTCGCCGAGTGATCAGGAGTGCCGGTCGGTCGGGGTGGGCGGCGACGCACGCGCCACCCACCCCGTACCCGCCGATCAGGCGTTGGGGTCGAACGCGATTCCGGCCGGCTTGGCCTTCTCCAGGTGGTAGTTGAAGTTGCCGTCCTTGAGTCCGAAGACGGCACTGCCGAAGTCGTAGGCGCTCAGCTTGTCGCGCAGACCCGCGGGGTAGCCGTCCCAGCCGACCAGGCTGGGGAACTGCCAGGTGTGGTAGTCGTTCTCCGGCGGTTCGTCGTTGGAGTTGGCCGGGCGGAAGCAGTGCGTGCTGATGCCGTCCTTGTGGTAGACGACCTTGGGGTGTGTGCCGTCCCAGCGGATCTGGTCACGGCCGTAGATGTTGAAGTTGCCGTGGGCCGAAGTGGACACGTACTTGGCCTCGTTGTCCTGCACCCACACCACGACGTGTTCCCAGTCGTTGCGGTGTCCGCCGAGGCCGCTGCCGGCCACAGCCTGGTCCTTCTCGAAGTACAGGCCGTACATGATGGCGCACCAGCCGTTGTTGCACTTCTCGCGCGAGTAGCCGTTCGTGTTGTCGAGGTCCCAGGAGTCGTGGCACTGGCCGTTCAGGGCCCCGGAGGGCTTGAGGCCGCCGTTGATGGTGCCGTCGGGGCCGATGGCGGGGGTCGGGTAGCAGCCGTCCGTGTCGTAGTCGTAGGCCGGCTGGAACGTCTGCTCCAGTCCGTCCGCGTTCGCGGGCAAGGCCTTCGGCGGGTCGGCGAGGGCGCTGCCGGGGAAGGCGACGACCAGCGCGACGGCGCTGCCGAGTATGAGTGAGACCTTGCGGATCCGCGAGCTTTTCTTCACTGCGTCCTCCTGATCGACCGCGGTGTGGGGGCGGGGCAGACCAGGGTCGCGTTGGCATGCCCAGCTCAGCTTTCCGGGGCGGTGCGGAAAACGCCAGTGTCTGGAGGTGTCCTAGTGATGAAGGATCAACCAATGAGGTGAGCGGCACCGCCCGTTGGGCGCCCAGGACGCGCGCTCGTCGCTCAACTCCCGTGTCCGGTGGCCTGGTTGCCACCGGACACGGAAGGGCCTGCTCGTACGGCTACACCTTGCCGTCTGCCAGCTTCCACTCCCGGTGCAATGTGCCCAGGGGAATGCCGTGTTCGAGGACGGGTGTGCCGAAGATGGACAGCTGGATGCGCAGGGTGCCGGTCAGGTCGACTCCGCCGTAGACGGCCCAGGAACCTGTCGCGCCGGCCCCGGTCTTCGCCGTGGAGCCGGACGCGGACGTGGCGTCGGCCGAGCCCGCGGCCTCACCGCGCAGATACGGGGCCAGGTCTGCGGTGACACCGACCGTGCCGTACAGACCGACGGTGGCCTCCGCGCCGAGGGACGCCTTCACGCTTCCGGCCGTGGTGACCGAGGTGCGGACCGGCGTGCTCGACATGTGCGACTCGTTGACCGGCGACCAGCCCTTGGCCTGGCCGAAGGTGCCGCCGGCCTTGAAGTCACCCTTGAGATCCTGCTCGATGTCGACGGTGACGCTTCCGTCGGCGCTGATCTGGAAGTAGCAGGTCAGATCGAGGTTCACCACGACGGGAATCGGGCCGACCTGGAGCACCGGGTCGGCGTGCAGCTTCGCGAACGGCAGCCGCACCGGCTGGGCGGAGGCGGCGGCGCGGCCCTTGACCGCCCACTGCGAGGTCCAGTCGCCGGAGAGACCGAGGTAGGCGGCCCCCGGCCCGGAGTCGGCCGCGTCACCGCCGTAGGAGAAGTCGACCTCGGGTGCGACCTGCACGAAGCCGGACACGGACGCCGTCGCGGAGGCGGGTGCCCCCTCGGCGGTGCCGACCTTCGCGCCGACATCGATCCGCAGGCTGCCGAGCGGGACCTTCGTGCCCTCGGGTCCGGAGTGGATGTCTCCCGTCTTCGCCCAGGAGACCTTCACATCGGGCAGCAGCCGCTCCACGT containing:
- a CDS encoding NPP1 family protein; translated protein: MKKSSRIRKVSLILGSAVALVVAFPGSALADPPKALPANADGLEQTFQPAYDYDTDGCYPTPAIGPDGTINGGLKPSGALNGQCHDSWDLDNTNGYSREKCNNGWCAIMYGLYFEKDQAVAGSGLGGHRNDWEHVVVWVQDNEAKYVSTSAHGNFNIYGRDQIRWDGTHPKVVYHKDGISTHCFRPANSNDEPPENDYHTWQFPSLVGWDGYPAGLRDKLSAYDFGSAVFGLKDGNFNYHLEKAKPAGIAFDPNA